tttcacgtccACGCAAATGCCCTTTTAAGAGTCATTAGCTGTCTGGTTTCGAGTTTTTATTCCTTTGAAGTCCTCATCTAACCCTTTGAAGGGATTTGTTAACACAAGACCAAAGGAGCTGGTAATGACTTGTCCATTTGGGCTTTTAAGATGCATTTGTTTTGGTGGGGGTTTtgccccccccttttcttttcttttcctgctttaaAAGAATTGTGCTTTCCTGCTGAAGTTTTCCTGCTCACCTCCCCCCTTCAATTTCAGCCTTCTGTGGTGTTTATTTACCTGGGCTTTTCCTCAGCCAGCAGCATAAAAACCCAGCGTGTTCTCATAAAACACAGGAAGTCCCACGATCTAGCAAGAATATAAACATCACTCTTCGGTCTTGAAGGTTAAGACACTAGCTCAGAAAGGAGCTAGGTTTGTTGACATGAAGGCCAGCTTCCTTAAAATCtcaggagaaaaacaacaacccTTTAAAGAGTCAGTGTCTATAGCTTGTTCCCTTTTAAACATAAACTTAGAATTACATCTGAGCCCCGAGTTTTCAGAGATTGGACAAGACACAAGATTACACAGTAGGGGAGACAGTCTGGTGAACTGGTGTTTACTGGTTCCCTATCAGCACAACCTAACCACTAATCCTTTATTAGACGTTGAATCTACAGAGTttggcttcttaaaaaaaaaattactaattacgtgaatgtgtgtgtgcagctaAGCTCAGGTCCCCTGAGGCTAGAGGTGAAGGATCTCCTAGAGtaggagttacaggtagttgtgagccatctgttTTAGGTGTGGGGACTccaacttgggtcctttggaagaacagaaatcatctttaaactgctgagccttctctccagcctggggaCTGCATTCTGTAAAGGAAGTTTGCTCTTGCCAAAGTTGGTGCCCTTTTTTGTCCCACACTAGAAAACTGAAAGGTATCTCGCATTTGTAATAGTGAGCACCCACCTACTTCAGGAGGTCCACTGGTAGTTCATCTTTCCTGTAGTATGTGTCCGGTAAAGGAAGGCTGGAACTGAAGATGGACAAGCCCTGTGGGAAATGTCTGTGGAATATTTCCCCTCTTTCTGGGAAAtagttgagaaattttttccagAAATCAAAGCTAAAGAGATACTCAGGTGTCGTATTTGGGACAGGCTGGTGGGAGAACATCAAATATTAACTTAAGGTAAATCTCATTTAGTCTTTGGCTTGTATTGTTCACCAGAGGTAATGGCATTTCATTAATTATAGGAAGATGGACCGAGTCAGAATCTTGTCCTGTCCTTATCTGTTCTCAGACCCTCATGTCTCTTGCTCCTGCAACTCACTGAGTGCTTGTTCAACGCCAGCTTGGGTCTTTACCAGCTCGGATCTCCAGATGCAAATTGGTCCTTGCCTAGGCATGTGCAAAGGTAGCGCGTGCACAGGAAGCCAGAGTTCATGAACACAGATCTCCTTCACCATGCAGTTGGTGACCCCTTCTGCTTCCCTACAGGTCATTTTAATTCTAGCGAGTTTTGTTCCAGCTAAGTACAGAATCTTCTCTTTCAGCGTTGGCTGGTAATAACATCCGCCATCTGGGCATCAAGCATGATGGGAGTTCTGTGGGTGTTTTTGAAAGCCCGATGTAAAACCTTGAGGTATGCAAAGGGTAGAGATTTGATTCTGAATTGGTGCACTTGAATAGGCCAAGGATCTTAGTTAACTTTCAAATGTGAGGATGGAAGCCTTATATATACCCTATAGAAACAAAGGCTCTAGTGGggttccccccacacacacacacagagtttctctttgtagttctcgctgtcctggaactcactctgtagcccaggctggcctcaaactcagagatccacctgcctctgcctccagagtgctgggatttataggtgtgtgccaccactgcctggcaactttTAGTGCACTATTAAAACGATTTAAGGTCTTAGCACACCTCACCCATAATTCTGTATACATGAGAGACGGAGGCAGAAGAATGGAAAGTTCCGGGACAACCTGGCCAAttcagtgagatcttgtctcgagctttaaaaggaaggaaagcgTTTTCGAGCTTCCTCAGCTGCTAAAGGTGCTGGCtctaagtctgatgacctgagtttgatccctagaacccatgtgaagggaaaagagaacccacaggcagctcagtggttaagagcatcccCTGCTCTTACAAGGGacccaggttggattcccagcacccgtaccgggtggctcacaaaccctctgtaactccatctctagggTATCTGATGCCTATGGCCTTCTGGAGCACCTGTCCTTGTGTGCATGTccccacactcatacatacaattATAAGtagaaataagtctttaaaaacaatacaaacaaacagaactgagaaagaagtcagtggtggagcacttacCTAAAGCGACtagggacctgggtttgatcatCAGCACTGaaacaacagacagacaaacaaacaacacctaAAACTTGACTTgatctttgtttttctcaaagaaattgTCCTGAGCTTCAAACTTCCTGGTTCTAAAAGAAGATACTCTTGTATTTTGTGCTAAAATGGTAGGTTTGGCATTCGCATTTAGCTAAATATTTACAAAGGATGCTTAATAGTCTCCTAGATAGGGTCACCTGAAGATGCTGGAGTGCCCTACAAACACTCATTCCCTGAGTCTCGCTGTCCCCAGCTAGAATGGAGCTGAGCTTCATGGGTACAGGCCAATTAGGCCACAAGGTCACTTGATAAAAGTGCCAAATAAAACTAAGAGGTGCAGACGTATCACCTAGGGTACCCAGGAGGAAATTCCATTGGACATTTCATAATAGGAATAAAagccaattaaaaaaatttaaactagattttttaaaagtaggttttatttGATTAATGTTCCAGGAGCATATTAACTATTACAAATCAACAAGCATTAAGTATTCCCTGTCTCCTATCTAATATCACAATCATTTCTTCCATGCCATTTTCTCTCAGGAAAGTTGTTTCttatatgtaaaacaaaagtgGTCAGGTTCCAGGAGGGCAAAGCAAgcagaaggctgtgtgtgtgtgtgtgtgtgtgtgtgtgtgtgtgtgtacatctatgtATATGGGTATATTAATAGAACAACCTGCTGTAAttggctctttctttctgctgtgtgtgtcctggggacCACATCAGATCatcgggcttggtggcaagcgccCTAACCTCCTAAGCATCTCGTGATCCCCTACATTAACACTTTTTCAATGAAAGAACACATTCCCTCAGGCTCACTGTGAACACCGTGCCTGGATTGAGACTTTGGTATCAATTAAATTGCCTTCCACTCTCTTTAAGTCCATTGTTTGGCTCCTCCTCCACTCTCTTTactaatttgattttattcaaaCTACTTTTGCTATGGTGAaaaaagtttaaaggaaaaaaaaaaaaacacacatcacCAGTGTCCTCTGTCTGCTCAGGAATTGCATTGTGACCTAGATTTCTTGCCAGAGTCGTTCAGATCTCATACTTCTCTGAGACAGTGTCTAATGTAGCCCAGCGTCTCTGGATGATGCTGACGAGCTTGCCATCCTGCTCCTCCAGGTTCTGCCTCAGGATGGACTGGGATTATGTCCCCACTTCAGGTGGTACCGGAGAGATGACCCGTTGGGCCTCTGACATGTTAGGCTGTCTCTCCACCTATGAAGCTGAATCTCCAGCCAAAGACTCATGCAGAATGTAGGGAAGAATGCAGAACTTCAATCGGAATAATTAGATATTGACAGAACTTTCTGTTTGGGGAAGAGAAGGCAACCTAATATAATTTTGAtggctttcttccttctctgcccttgAGTCTGTGCCGTGGGAAGGGCTGCATAGGGTGGATTCAACAGATTATCTGTAGATTATTAGCACACTGGGTCATCGGATGCTTTGACTGTGAGCAACTCCTTTGGTCCCAAGTCTATTCTTTGGGAATTGGCAGTGCCTGTGtccaaagaagaaagggagggagggctggatagaggagagtgggaggggaggaggaagaggcagattgGATCAGAGGTGCCTGCAGAGATGCTGGGATGAAGTCAAGGGTCCAAGCGCTATCTGCAGGTGCCTTGGACCCCTCTTGGTACCCTGCCTTCGGTTTTTCAGATGATAAGGCCTCTCTAGCCCACTCCCGTCTTTATCCAAGGTTGCCTGTGTCGATGCAGTCTGGATTTGGGCATCCTTTCTCTTTATACTGCTGGAAGGAAATGTAGTGAGGCTCCCCATAGAACCTTTGGCATGCAGCGACTCCTGGGACCTTGTGCTTGTCTCCCTTCAGGCAGCTTATCCTAATGCTTGGCCTCCTCCCCAGGGAACCCGTGGATGAGGTGCTGCAGATACCCCCATCCCTGCTGACATGTGGTGGCTGCCAGCAGAACATAGGGGACCGCTACTTCCTGAAAGCCATCGACCAGTACTGGCACGAGGATTGCCTCAGCTGTGACCTCTGTGGGTGTCGGCTGGGAGAGGTGGGGCGGCGCCTCTACTACAAGCTGGGACGGAAATTGTGCAGGAGAGACTATCTCAGGTACATCCCTCACACTTTCTGGGGCACATCTGGGGTTGGACACATAGCCTCTAGCTCCTGGGGTGGCTGAGCCTCAGCTGCCTCTTCAGAGAAGCCGTGAGTTCTTCCTCCTTTGTGGCTTCGTTTGCAGAGACACATCACTGCGTGGTAAATCACCAGTGTCTTCAAAGGTAAGAGAATAAAAACCACGGAATTCAGAATAAGGACAAAATTCTGGGAGCGGGGGCAGACCAAAGGAGAGGGTTTGGAGAAGCGTACGTAGGGAAATATCCAGGGAActaggggaagagagagagttcATTTATAAGTTTAGGGGTGGGATCTCATTTAATAATCAATAAGCATATGCATATGCGTAGATATTCTTTTGCATAACGCCAATGTTATTGATGAGAACTTTGAAAATAGCAATCTGTCCTTGCTAGTGAGCCCCAAGCACTGAATTTCATAGCAGGAGGCTAAGCCTTCAGCAGCTATAAAGGTAAAGTCAGGAGGGTTGAGTCTGGCGTTGGGCAATGCACACAAGTGTCCGTTTcctgtctgtaaaatggggatagtAGTTGTAGTTACTTCTAAAGTTAGAATGAAGTACTTGACTTGGTACATGACTTAAGAAATAGGCGGTAGCTGAGTTTATAATTGACAGGTGTCATGGTGGTATCacaaattattttccattataaTGGACAAGGGAGACAGTAATGTGGAAGGCAGAAATAGGAAGTGTACAAGGCCAAGTGAGACAGAAACATTTTCCCTGAACATGAGTGTCCTGGCACCCAATGAGTGCCTTTGTCTGGCGTGTTCTAACATCTCTAGCTTCTATATTAGCTGCACTAGAGGTAACTGTACCCCATACTGCCAGATCCACTCAACTGTACAGCTGTCAGTTCTTCGCCATGCTCCTGTGGCAGAGGCTCCACTGAGCGTGCAGCCCCAGTGTATTAGGACCATTCAGCCCGTGGAGAGAAGCTCTTTTAGACTCCAGTGCCCTTGGCTGCTAAGCAGGctcttcctcctgtgtgtgttCTCAGGGCACTGcacatgtgaaataaaaacaaaactgctggTAGTTCCAAAGTCAAAGGAAGCTTATCTGTCCACCCAAAGACTGAAGTAGCGTTTACGTGCCTACGGTCTTTGATTGAAATCATTGCAGATGTGGTGGTTTGGGGCAAATggaaaagagagcaagaaggtcTGACTGTCTTTTTGttgaattaatttctttctttctttctttctttctttctttctttctttctttctttctttctttctttctttctttctttctttctttctttttaagtcatAAGAAAATAGAACAGAGATAAATACAGACCTGGTTTTTACTCACCCCAGGCCTGCCAGGTCCATCAGAAAGCAGCTGGGTAAATGACTCCCACTGggctcctgcctccatccctgtTGAATCATTTGAATCTTATTAAACGAAGTCAGATACAGTGAGGTCAAAAGAGCCGATTCCTCCCTATCTCCCCGGTTTTATAGAACATTCAGGAAGAAAGGCAGCGCTGACTGGGCTTGttaatctttttccattttcaaaacGGAGAAGGAAAAAGCTAGTCTGGGAGAGCCCAGTGTTAATTAACTTGTGTCTTGGTGACACGAAATAATTCTTCTCCCTGCTACATTCCCAGACAACATGTTAATTAACTCTGCATTAGTGCAGGCGTTCCCAGCCAccctttaatatttatattattgttattaaaatgGGCAGCAGAAAGCTTAAGGCGCGGACACCACTTGACAGAGGAGGGATTTCTATTTCGTTCAGGGATGGTCCATTAGCCATGGATTTCTTTACTTCAATTCTTTGGCATATCCAGAGCTATTTTATCAGGATAAGTTGAGAATGACTCCGAGGGTCCTCCAAAGAGGTCCAGACCCTATCTATTCCTAGAACAGCTTCTCTCCATGAGGGTCTTGAATGGACAACTCTTGCCTGGTCTTTTTGAGACATTCAACCTCAAATACCCaggaccccaccaccaccccttacCCCTCTCTCATATACAACTCAAATCCGCTTCTGCTGCATTGTGTTGGGTACCCAGCCTGGATCCCCTTAGATCCAGTTTTCACGAACTTTTATGTAGGGCAATCCTCTTTAGCCTATGGTTCTGTTTCAACAGCTGGCACCTACATCTAGCCAGCATCTGTTGTAGCCAGAACTATGCAGTCTCACCAGATCCTGGTACCAAAGACACCCCAATCCCTGCAACTTAGAGGGGAGCCAAGGCCACTTGGAGACAGGACTTATATACTTCAGGAGTCCCCAGACATTGGGCCAAAGCTCCCTCCGAGGCTGGGCACCTGAGATTGCTTCTTGACTCCTTCACCTCTTTCTCACTTACCCTGAGGACACCGTAAACCACTTGAACATAAATCCTCCCCTGTGGTCTGTTTCTGGGATATCCAGCTAAGATGAGGATTCTGTAAGCCAGAGATTAATGCACACATTAATGGCCAAGTGCTGGCCCGTTTTCATCACTGTTAGCATTTCCAAGTCCCTGAGTTGGGGTGGGCTGCCAAGACCTCTGCCTCCAGTCTTGGCTTACAGTGTAAGCACATTAGTAGCCAGGAGAGGACATGCCATTTTCTCAGGTCACCTACCTAGTTAGAGGTGATTCTGGAACCCGAGCTTATCTCCCGAACATCAGTCCTTTGTCCTCTTGTTAGCTGTGTGTTGtaagttgcccccccccccacttccctttAATGAGCTCCTTAAGGTCACACCTCAGGCAGTCAGACTCATTTGCCGCACACTGTTTTCTCAGTCGTGTGTCTCTGCTCAGCCCCAAACTTAACTTACTGAACAGTCAGGACACCCACCAGAATGCTCTTTCTGCTCTGTGACCTCCAGTGGGGCAGTTACCTACAGCTCCACCATCTGCTCTGGTAAGATAGAGTGTTCTCCCCCGTTGATGAGTCTGCTTCCAGCACAGAAAGTGGGATCCAGAACAGAGATGGCCTCTGACCCTGCTGCGGGGAGCTTCCTCTCTGCTCACAGGCCCTGCTTACAGGCCATCCATTCTGGCCAAATGTTGCAGGCTCTGGTGGCTGTCCTTACCTCCCCTACAACCTCTTAGGATGCAGCAGTCaattctctcatttttttaaagttggtaCAGACTTCTAAGGAGACCAAGCATTTACTGGAAATAGTCATAAAGGCTTTATGCGGAAGCTACGTGCAGACATGCGATGTTACAAGCGCTATGTAGAAAGGACTGAGCAGCAGCAGTTGAGAGTACACCTGGAATGTGTTCACATAGCCAGTGTTGGCTCAGTCATTGACCTCTGATGCTCTGACACACCTTACGTTGTCACACTAACATCTAAGCAAGGTAGATGATGGGGTTGCCAAACCACCTTCTGGTCCTCATGTTCTTCTTACAGGCAGGCGCGTTTTCAAAGGTTAGCCATCATGAGATCATTATCTGCCGAGCCTTCTCTTATGTGTCTCTGTCACTTGTAGGGATAGTTGGGAATTTCCGTTTCTACCAAGTTCCTAGATGCTGCCAGCCCCTGACTGGCTCCTTTTCAACCACTGCAGTGACTCCAAAGTTGCCTCTCACACCTCAAGACTAAGTGTCCCTTGATTAAGTGACTGATGCACCCGAGGCTAGGGAGAAACTTGATTTAGATGTGAGgaaagtcatctctccagagagTCATGCTGAGTGGGCAGGAGGAGCATGAATGAAGAGCCTCTGTGCATCATGGAGAGATCCTGTTTGTCCCCTGGGTCTCTGAAGCATGATTAGTGGCACTACTTGTCTCCCGGGATACCCCTGTCTCCTGGCAGCTGGGCTCCAGTGAACGGTCATGTGGACATGGAATTTGCAGCTTGAAGGGTGGGGGATGACTCAAGGCACACTCCCCAAAGGGGGAAATTAGTGGCTGTTGACATGATAGAATCGGGAGCCTCCTAACGATGCCCGTTTTAGTGAATTCCTGGTGACTTACCCCTCCAAGGGCTggccccagctcctcctctgcaGCCAAAGTTCCTCTAGGAAGGTGACACGGACTGCATGCCTTACTTCTCACAAGTCACTTCAGCTGCTTCTCTTCCATAGCTGGTCCACACAGCCTAGAGGCATGGATAAAAGGAGGGAAAGGCTTGGGGAGGCAAGGAATAATAGCAAGAAAAATGTCAtcgtgttgtttttcttttcagagaaggATTCATGGGCTATTAATTGGGTTCATCTGTCTTGCTTAACTGTTTTTATGTTTAGATGGCCTCTGTATCCCAGTCCTGCGTGGACcttgccatcttcctgcctcagcctcctgagtaccaggATTACTGCTGTAATCCACTGTATCCGACTAGGTGCAGTGCTGCCTAGGTTTTTTTGGAATCCTGATAGATTCACATCAATCTATCATCGCCAGCCCCCATCTTTCTGTTGTCCCTGCCCCTGTCTCTtagcgggttttttttttttcccccttttcttttcgcCCCAGGCTTTTTGGTCAGGATGGTCTCTGCGCGTCCTGTGACAAGCGGATCCGTGCCTATGAGATGACAATGCGGGTGAAGGACAAAGTGTATCACCTGGAGTGTTTCAAGTGCGCCGCCTGTCAGAAGCATTTCTGTGTAGGCGACAGGTATCTTCTCATCAACTCCGACATAGTGTGTGAACAAGACATCTACGAGTGGACCAAGATCAATGGGATCATCTAGGCCAGAGTCCCAGGCGCCTGTGGGGAGGTGTTCAGTGAAGATGCTGTCTCGGTGTGGTCTTCACTCTTAGGCACTTTGGGAACCTGAGGGTGGGTGAGGCATTTCTTAGGAAATGATGGACTCTTCCTGGGCACTAAAGACATAGCAATCACATGACATGATGCAAAGGCTGAGACTTCAGTGACAGAAAGGACCAGCCCTTAGAGGGAATTTATGGTCACAGGCTAGCCATAGTAACTGACAAGATTAGTGGAGGAAATATTTGGGGACCAGCATGCACCGTGCCATCCTGATAGGCTTCCCCAGGTAACTAACTAACAATTAGATGTGACCTTGGTGTTTATGGACGAGAGTTGTGCAATTAATTTCTTCCCAGTTTTGGTAACTACCCTGTTCTAGTCACAGTCCTTCACactaggaaaggaaagagagaagaaatagtcactcttattattatttttttctttcttttttccttggtCACCTTCCCGTGGCCTTAAGCTCTGGAGCCAAGGGAAACTGCATGGAGGTACATTTCAGTTGGGAATGAAATCCACATCTTTCAACCAGACAAATATTTATAGCAATGTTGATGAATCACTGTTTTTAGACACCTTCATTTTGAGGTGAGGCGCCCCACAGATTGTTTCTATACAaatgtaaatcttaaaaaaaaaaaggtcaaagtTGTTCAACTATTTTATTATCTTAGATTATATCAAAGTATTTGTTGTGTGTCATTAAAAAAACTAGATTCTGAAGACTTAATAAAAATGACAAGCTCAAATGCAGTGCTGTTGTTGATGTGAAATGACTTACAGTTTGGGCTAGCAGGGaaatggtttgcttttttttttccttttggaaaggTGAAGTCAATACAGAGTTTATTTCTAGGTCAAATAAAAGCTTCCATTTATTGCAAGGGTTTATATGAGGTTTATATAGGTTTCTGTATTACCAGCAATTATGTAACAGGCCATCACGTAGCTCAGAGGGATATAGAATAATTAAGTTGTTATTGTAAAATGTGCATTTCACGTTGGCATTGTGTGGGGTGAGGGGAAGGCTGGGAGAGCATTGCCTTTGGGAAACTTGTAACCTAGaaagcacacaaatacataaaatagattcCCTTTGGGAGAGAAGGTAATTACCTGGCTTGAAATGTGGCAAAGATGCTGAGCTTGACATTTCTATTTTCCAAGATGTGTGTCTCAGGGTGTTTTATGACAAGTGGTTAAGAGGACCTTACTTTGAGGATTTAAAGCTGGCACCTTGGCTTGTGTGTCCCTGCACCCCCGTTGGGGGCGTTATCTGACTTCAAGCGCCACCTGCTGGCCATTCCTCAACCCACCAGCCCAAGGGTGTCCCTGGGAATGACAAACCTCCATGAAGGATATACTTTCAATTATTTCATAAAACCATTGGCAAACACCAGTGAGTCTAGATGTGTTTAATTATCAAGATGTCAGAAGCATGCAGCTAAAGCTATGTTTAATTAACTTGAAAGTACTTTAACGTCTCTGTCATCGGAgtttatttttccccctttaattCTAGAGAAGGAATAATGAAGCAATGACGGACTCTCCTGGCCTGTAAAATGCTCAAAGAGGTTGGGAGATCTGACTGCTTACGGTGGCCTATTTAAAACAAATCCAATTATATCGTACCACAGCCTAGGTGGCCCGCAGGTGCTCCCTCGGAGGGAATGTTTGCTCTAACTCAGCAGTTCTCACACCACAGTCCCTGAGCCTGGTTTCTGGCATCAGCATGAACTTGCTGGAAACAGACTCGGGGACCCTGCCCAcaaaagacacagaagcagaaactCAGCAGGGCTCTGAAGCTTTAAAATGGCTGTTTTACAACATCTCCCAGCTGGCAGGATCGCGCTCGAAGTTGTTAGTATTCAGGTTAGTATGCTTAGTAGGATGGTTAACCACTGAGGAATTCACACATGTGGACAAGCACTGCTTACCAAAGGGCCGgaaactgagactgcaccttgtTCAGCTAACAGCTGGCTCATTCTTCATCTGACACACTTCATCACAATTCAGTCTAACATTTTTTTATCCATGCTCTTCTCTTTAATTATATCTAGTCTAATATGGCAGTGAGATTACAAGAGTGGAGGATTGCTATCCAAAGACTAAGATATAAGGCATCTTCACTTTCCCTGGAGAGCTAAACACGGTATGAGCACGTATAAAAGTAAGGTACATCGTGGTGAGCTGAGCCTGTATTCCCGTCATGAACAAAGCCAAGGTAGAACCAGCCTTTTATATTTAATCCCATTCTTAAGCCGCAAGCTGCTGCCGATATGGGATTTGTATGTTCTTCTTCTGCATAACACATAAATTACCAAGATGAGTCCGCTGTGCCCTAGCAGATATTTCCATTAGAGCCTGTGCAGATATTTTTAATCCGTATAATACCTGTCCTGTTATACATCTTGCAAGTATATGTGTGTTCCAATATAATTTTTATGATGTTCAAAATTGAACCAAAGCCTTCACGTGACCTAGGCAGATGCTATAGAGGCCAGCCTAATGTTTTAACCACACCAGCAGC
The DNA window shown above is from Mus pahari chromosome 3, PAHARI_EIJ_v1.1, whole genome shotgun sequence and carries:
- the Lmo2 gene encoding rhombotin-2 isoform X2 yields the protein MSSAIERKSLDPSEEPVDEVLQIPPSLLTCGGCQQNIGDRYFLKAIDQYWHEDCLSCDLCGCRLGEVGRRLYYKLGRKLCRRDYLRLFGQDGLCASCDKRIRAYEMTMRVKDKVYHLECFKCAACQKHFCVGDRYLLINSDIVCEQDIYEWTKINGII
- the Lmo2 gene encoding rhombotin-2 isoform X1; the encoded protein is MEGSAVTVLERGGASSPAERPSKRRRRSGGTRAPEGVRVQAASQPRATKGALPPPGTPPPSPMSSAIERKSLDPSEEPVDEVLQIPPSLLTCGGCQQNIGDRYFLKAIDQYWHEDCLSCDLCGCRLGEVGRRLYYKLGRKLCRRDYLRLFGQDGLCASCDKRIRAYEMTMRVKDKVYHLECFKCAACQKHFCVGDRYLLINSDIVCEQDIYEWTKINGII